In Rhodobacter xanthinilyticus, a single window of DNA contains:
- the pyrC gene encoding dihydroorotase, translating to MTLFFENARLIDPEALTETRANLVVDNGIIAAIGAMAAPAGAEVVDCGGLCLAPGIVDIGVKIGEPGERHRESFRTAGRAAAAGGVTTVIARPDTLPAIDTPETLEFVTRRAAEAPVRIRHMAALTKAREGREMTEIGFLLDAGAVAFTDADAVTTDAKVLSRAFTYARSLGALVIGHPQEPGLSAGAACTSGKFASLRGLPGVSPMAERIGLERDLALVEMTGVRYHADQITTARALPALARAKEAGLDVTAGISIHHLTLNEFDVGDYRTFFKLTPPLRSEEDRLAMVAALADGVIDIISSMHTPADEESKRLPFEAASSGAVGLETFLPAALRLYHAGALSLPQLFRAMALNPARRLGLAQGRIAEGAPADLVLFDPDAPFVLDRFSLQSKSKNTPFDGARMEGRVRATFVAGRKVFDAAEG from the coding sequence ATGACCCTGTTCTTTGAAAACGCCCGCCTGATCGACCCCGAGGCCCTGACCGAGACCCGCGCCAATCTCGTCGTCGACAACGGCATCATCGCCGCGATCGGCGCGATGGCGGCGCCGGCGGGCGCCGAGGTGGTCGATTGCGGCGGCCTCTGCCTCGCGCCGGGGATCGTCGATATCGGCGTCAAGATCGGCGAGCCGGGCGAGCGCCACCGCGAGAGCTTCCGCACCGCCGGGCGCGCGGCCGCCGCCGGCGGCGTCACCACGGTGATCGCCCGGCCCGATACCCTGCCCGCGATCGACACGCCCGAGACGCTCGAATTCGTGACCCGCCGCGCGGCGGAGGCGCCGGTGCGGATCCGCCACATGGCGGCGCTGACCAAGGCCCGCGAGGGCCGCGAGATGACCGAGATCGGCTTTTTGCTCGATGCGGGCGCGGTGGCCTTCACCGACGCCGATGCGGTCACCACCGACGCCAAGGTGCTCTCGCGCGCCTTCACCTATGCGCGCAGCCTCGGCGCGCTGGTGATCGGTCACCCGCAGGAGCCCGGCCTCTCGGCGGGCGCGGCCTGCACCTCGGGGAAATTCGCCAGCCTGCGCGGCCTGCCCGGCGTCAGCCCGATGGCCGAGCGGATCGGGCTCGAGCGCGACCTCGCCCTCGTCGAGATGACGGGCGTGCGCTATCACGCCGATCAGATCACCACCGCGCGCGCACTGCCCGCGCTCGCCCGTGCCAAGGAGGCCGGGCTCGATGTCACCGCGGGGATCTCGATCCATCACCTCACGCTCAACGAATTCGACGTGGGCGATTACCGCACCTTCTTCAAGCTCACCCCGCCGCTGCGCTCGGAGGAAGACCGCCTCGCGATGGTCGCGGCGCTCGCCGATGGGGTGATCGACATCATCTCCTCGATGCACACGCCCGCCGATGAGGAAAGCAAGCGCCTGCCCTTCGAGGCGGCGTCTTCGGGCGCGGTCGGGCTCGAGACCTTCCTGCCCGCGGCGCTGCGGCTTTACCACGCGGGCGCGCTCAGCCTGCCGCAGCTCTTCCGGGCGATGGCGCTCAACCCCGCGCGCCGGCTCGGCCTCGCGCAGGGCCGCATCGCCGAGGGCGCGCCGGCCGATCTCGTGCTCTTCGACCCCGATGCGCCCTTCGTGCTCGACCGTTTCTCGCTGCAGTCGAAATCGAAGAACACCCCGTTCGACGGCGCCCGGATGGAGGGCCGCGTGCGCGCGACCTTCGTCGCCGGGCGCAAGGTCTTTGACGCGGCGGAGGGCTGA
- the plsY gene encoding glycerol-3-phosphate 1-O-acyltransferase PlsY: MDLTSLAALIGGYLLGSVPFGLVITRALGLGDLRQIGSGNIGATNVLRTGHKGAALATLLLDSGKGAIAVLLARALFGEAEAELAGVAAFFGHCFPVWLRFQGGKGVATFLGTLIALAWPVGLVACASWLAAAAAFRISSLSALIAALVASGFAWFTGPAGLAIAASLMTAVVFWRHRPNIARILAGTEPKIGKKG, from the coding sequence ATGGATCTGACCTCTCTCGCGGCGCTGATCGGCGGCTATCTGCTCGGCTCGGTGCCCTTCGGCCTCGTGATCACCCGCGCGCTCGGGCTTGGCGATCTGCGCCAGATCGGCTCGGGCAATATCGGCGCGACCAATGTCCTGCGCACCGGCCACAAGGGCGCGGCCCTCGCCACGCTCCTGCTCGACAGCGGCAAGGGCGCGATCGCGGTCCTGCTCGCGCGGGCGCTCTTTGGCGAGGCGGAGGCCGAGCTTGCGGGCGTGGCGGCCTTCTTCGGGCATTGCTTCCCGGTCTGGCTGCGCTTTCAGGGCGGCAAGGGGGTTGCGACCTTCCTCGGCACGCTGATCGCGCTGGCCTGGCCGGTGGGGCTCGTGGCTTGCGCGAGCTGGCTCGCGGCGGCGGCCGCGTTCCGCATCTCCTCGCTCTCGGCGCTGATCGCGGCGCTGGTGGCGAGCGGCTTTGCCTGGTTTACCGGGCCCGCGGGGCTCGCCATCGCGGCGAGCCTGATGACGGCGGTCGTCTTCTGGCGCCACCGGCCCAATATCGCGCGGATCCTCGCCGGGACCGAGCCGAAGATCGGCAAGAAGGGCTGA